The stretch of DNA ATCCGGTACGCCATCGGGCTCTTGGCAGGGGCGGGGGCGGGGTTTGGCTACCACCTGCTGATGAAGGCGATCGGGTCGCAGTGAATCAACTGCCATCAACCGGCGGTGCCGGTGATCGGAGGGGCGCTCGTTGGACTGTTCATCGTCCTGACCAGCTCCCGCTAGACCTATGAACGCGCCGCTCGCGGTGTACGTGCACACGCCATTTTGTCCGTCGAAGTGCGGCTATTGCGACTTCAACTCGTACGCGATGGACGGACCGATCGTCGAACGGACGATTGTGGCGATCGAGCGGGAGATTCGGTCCAGCCCCTGGGCGGGGCGTCCCGCCAAGACGGTGTTCTTCGGCGGCGGGACCCCGACATTTCTGACGGAACACCAACTCGTCGGGCTCTTGAACGCCGTGTTGGAGGTCCACCCCCCGGTCGAGGGCGCGGAGATCACGAGCGAGGCGAACCCGGGAACGGTGGACAGGCCCAAGTTCGCCGCGATGCGCGCGGCGGGCTTCAACCGCATTTCCCTGGGGGCGCAGAGCTTCTTGGAAGACGACCTGGTGCTACTTGGCCGTGTGCATCGTGTCGGCGAGATCGAGCGCGCGGTGCTCGCGGCGCGGGATGCGGGGTTCGACAACGTCAACCTCGATCTCATGTTCGCCCTGCCCGGCCAGACCCTGCGGGCGTGGGGCGCCAACCTCGATCGCGCGATCGCGCTGACACCCGAGCATCTCAGCCTGTACTGCCTCACGCTCGAACCGAACACTCCCTTCTACAAGGAGCACTTGCGCGGGACGCTCGTGCAGCCGGGCGAGGAGCCTCAGGTCGCGATGTACGAAGAGGCCGTGGACCGGGCGGGCGCCGCGGGCTACGCGTGCTACGAGATCAGCAACTTCGCCAAGCAGGGAAGAGAGTGCGCCCACAACCTGTGCTACTGGCGAGGTGAGGAGTACGCGGCCTATGGGCCGGGTGCCGTGGGCCGAGTGGGTCCGACGCGCCGGACGAACCTGAAACACCCCGAGCGTTACAGCGCCGCCGTCGAGGCCGGAGCCGATCCCGCCTTCGAAGAGGAGGCGCTCGACGCAGAGACGCTGCGGACGGAACGCCTGATGCTGGGCCTGAGACTCGCCGAAGGGGTGCGCGCCGAAGGCGTCGCTCCCGAAGCGGTACGCCGGCTCGTCGACCGCGGCTGGCTCGAAGCCCCGAACGGCACCCTGCGCCTCACCCGCGAGGGCCGCCATTTCTGCACCGAAGCCACGTTGGAACTGATGTAGGAGGGTTCGCCCCGACGTTCGAGCGCCTCTCGTCAGGGCGGTCGCCACACCGCGGGATGACGAGAGACGCGAGATGACCATGCACCGCGGGATAGACTCCCAGGCATGCAGCTTCGCATGTGGATGTTCGACCTCGCTCGCGAGCAGGCGCCGACCCTGGACCACCTGCGCACGTGGTGCGCCCTGACGCGCGACTCGGGATTCAACGCGCTGGGGCTCTACCTTGAGCATCGGTTCGCCTACCCTTCGGCGCCTTGGGCCGCGGGCGTGGGCGCGGTGACGCCCGAGATGGTGCGATCGCTGCATCGCGAGTTTCCCGAAATCCAGATCGTCCCCTTCGTGAACCTGCTCGGGCACTTCGAGGGGGTGCTTTACACCGAAGAGGGGAAGCGGTACCGCGAAGAGCTGTTCAAGGGCATGCAGGCGTGCCCCTCCAAGCCTGAGTTTGTGGCGTTCGCCGAGCGGCTGCTGGACGACGTCATGGACGCGTTCGACAGCGACCTCATTCACATCGGTGGGGACGAAACGTGGCAGTTGGGTCTATGTCCCGAGTGCAAGGCGAGGGTCGAGGCCTCCGAAGGTGACGGTAAGGCGGCGATCTACGGCGAGCATTTCGGCTCCATGGCCCAGCGGGTGCTCGACCGAGGCAAACGGCCCGCGGTGTGGGGCGACATGTTCCTCGACCATACGACGGCACTGCAGTCCATGCCCAAAGAGACCCTGATCTTCGATTGGCAGTACTTCAAATCGTGCGAGCCGAGCAGTCGCACGTTCCTCGACGCGGGCCACGAGGTCGTGTGCTGCCCCGCCCTCCACACGTACAACGCCACGTGGATGCACGTGCCGCAGAGCGAGGAGAACGTGCGCACGCTCGCCGCCGATGCGACCCGTCTGGGCGCCCACGGAGTCTGCGTCACCACCTGGGAGAACGCCCTGATGGGCGCCTACGACACCCTCGCGCCAGCCATCCGCGCGTGCGGACAAATCCTCATGACCTCGCCGCTCGACGGCGCGGGTGGCGGCGAGTTCCTCCGCGGGTATCTCTCAGAGTCGGAACGCCACGAAGAGTGGGCCCGCCTCATGGGGGTGGAGCTTCAAGAGGCGGGCGGAACGTTCGCGTTCGGAGGCATCCGCAGTTCTCTCAAGGTGCGTCTGCTGCTCAACGCCAATCCGTTCCTGGCGTGGATGCACCATGCGGACGAACTGTGCGGCGAGGTGGGGGACAAGGCGCTCGGCGTGTTCGAGCGCGCGCTGGCGGTAGCGCCGACCGAAGCGATGAAGGGCCCCCCGCAGTTCGGCCGCGGTGCCGTCGAGTTTGTGCGCCTGGCCGAAGCCGCACGCCGCGCGTATGCGGAGGGAAATGTCGAGGCGGCCATCGGCAAGCTCGCGCCGACCCGCATGCTGTTCGATCAGCTCGAAACCGTGGCCAAGCGCACGCACGAGCGCTGCGGGGGCTCGCTTGCGGACATCGAGCGCTGCCGGATCGCCAAAGCGCACGTCGAGCGGGTGATCCAACGCATTCGGCGCTACGGCGATAGGTCGCTGGGGTACCTGCCCGCGTTCGAACACCTATGCCACCCCAAGTTCATGCCACACGACCAGGCCGCATGGTGGCTGATCAACCGCTGGGCCAACGAGTAGCTCCCAGGGCTTACATCCGTTCCGGGGCGGAGATTCCCAGCAGGTCGAAGGTGGCGCGCAGGCCGGTGCGCGCAGCCTCGCAAAGCGCCAGCCTCGCGGCGGACCGCTCGGGCTGCTCGGGCTGGATCACGCGGCACGCGTCGTAGAAGTGGTGGTACGTGCGGGCGAGTTCCACCGCGTAGGTCGTGAGCCGGTGGACGCCGTAGTCTTCGGCGCAGCGTCGTACTTCATGCGGCAGATCCAGAATCTTTTTGATCAGCGCGCCCTCCTTGGAGTGGACCAACAGCTTGCCCAACGAGGAGTCCGCGCGCAGTCCCGCCTCTTCGGCCTTGGCAATGACCGAGCAAATGCGCGCGTGCGCGTATTGGACGTAGAACACCGGGTTCTCGTCGCTCTGCTTGGTCGCCAAGTCGATGTCGAAGTCCATGTGCGTGTCGTGCGAGCGCATCAGATAGAAGAAGCGCGCGACGTCCTTGCCTATCTCTGTGATTACGTGTGGAATTACACTCTCCTTGATCGAGTCCCAAATGCCTGCCCGACGTTTGCTCTGCACGAAGTCTCTTTCGCCCGATCGACGGAAGACATAGTCGTCGATCCTTCGGATCAAGATCTCTCCCTTTGTCGACGCCTCGCCAAGCTGAAAAAGAAGATCCTTGAGTTCAAAGATGGACCCGTCGCGCTTCCGCATCGGTACGGCCCGTCCACCCTTGACGAATCGGACAATCTGAAAAATGATGATCTTCAGGCGCTCTGGTCGATCCGAGACCATTGGATAGCCAAGTGCTTGGTACATCGCGTTCATTCGTCCGATGTATCCATGATGGTCAGGGCCCAGCAGGATCAGGGCCTGATCAAATCCCTTTTGGTTATCAACGACACGATCGGTCAGTTTGTCGCGAAGGTAGGCAATATCTGACGCAATGTATGTAGATCTGCCGTCCGACCGGACCAAGACCCTGTCTTTGTCATCACCGAATGCGGTTG from Fimbriimonadaceae bacterium encodes:
- the hemW gene encoding radical SAM family heme chaperone HemW; amino-acid sequence: MNAPLAVYVHTPFCPSKCGYCDFNSYAMDGPIVERTIVAIEREIRSSPWAGRPAKTVFFGGGTPTFLTEHQLVGLLNAVLEVHPPVEGAEITSEANPGTVDRPKFAAMRAAGFNRISLGAQSFLEDDLVLLGRVHRVGEIERAVLAARDAGFDNVNLDLMFALPGQTLRAWGANLDRAIALTPEHLSLYCLTLEPNTPFYKEHLRGTLVQPGEEPQVAMYEEAVDRAGAAGYACYEISNFAKQGRECAHNLCYWRGEEYAAYGPGAVGRVGPTRRTNLKHPERYSAAVEAGADPAFEEEALDAETLRTERLMLGLRLAEGVRAEGVAPEAVRRLVDRGWLEAPNGTLRLTREGRHFCTEATLELM
- a CDS encoding family 20 glycosylhydrolase — its product is MQLRMWMFDLAREQAPTLDHLRTWCALTRDSGFNALGLYLEHRFAYPSAPWAAGVGAVTPEMVRSLHREFPEIQIVPFVNLLGHFEGVLYTEEGKRYREELFKGMQACPSKPEFVAFAERLLDDVMDAFDSDLIHIGGDETWQLGLCPECKARVEASEGDGKAAIYGEHFGSMAQRVLDRGKRPAVWGDMFLDHTTALQSMPKETLIFDWQYFKSCEPSSRTFLDAGHEVVCCPALHTYNATWMHVPQSEENVRTLAADATRLGAHGVCVTTWENALMGAYDTLAPAIRACGQILMTSPLDGAGGGEFLRGYLSESERHEEWARLMGVELQEAGGTFAFGGIRSSLKVRLLLNANPFLAWMHHADELCGEVGDKALGVFERALAVAPTEAMKGPPQFGRGAVEFVRLAEAARRAYAEGNVEAAIGKLAPTRMLFDQLETVAKRTHERCGGSLADIERCRIAKAHVERVIQRIRRYGDRSLGYLPAFEHLCHPKFMPHDQAAWWLINRWANE